Proteins from a genomic interval of Caulobacter rhizosphaerae:
- the egtB gene encoding ergothioneine biosynthesis protein EgtB — MSPDDTPSREASEARAIALADRYLAVRRRTESLARPLSPEDQGAQSMPDASPVKWHRAHTAWFFETFLLTPFLPGYRVFDPAFAYLFNSYYEAVGPRQPRPLRGLITRPSAEEVGAYRTHVDAAMVRLLTTSPTAEVIERLDLGLAHEEQHQELILMDLLHLFAQSPLEPAYRETSPPDRSAATGLRYLAFEGGLIEIGDDGPGFAFDNERPRHKVYLEPYRLADRLVTNGEWLAFIEDGGYRRPDLWLSDGWAAINEQGWDAPLYWRREENGAWTVMTLSGRRPVDPHAPVGHVSYYEAAAFAAWSGRRLPTEAEWEAAVRAPEGQGLRQTSDEAWQWTASPYGAYPGFKPGAGALGEYNGKFMVNQMVLRGGAAETPPGHTRPSYRNFFHPAQRWAFTGVRLADDMSALDRETATPAATFLEDALAGLTADRKTLPAKYFYDAEGSRLFEAICDLPEYYPTRTETALLRRIAPEIAARVMEGAALVEFGSGASTKTRILLDAMPQLAVYVPIDISRSALDEASEALRRDYPGLVVAPLVDDFTRAVRLPAAARGRPVTGFFPGSTIGNFAPAEAEDFLRGAHGLLGDGAMFVVGVDIAKSPDVLVPAYDDAQGVTAAFNRNVLVRINSELGGDFDLDAFDHRAVWNAEESRMEMHLVSRVDQTAHLAGREIRFNAGETIHTENSYKYAPEMFVELARRAGWKVAARWVSDSPSFGVFALAG; from the coding sequence ATGAGTCCCGACGACACCCCCTCGCGCGAGGCCTCAGAGGCCCGCGCCATCGCCCTCGCCGATCGCTATCTGGCGGTCCGGCGACGGACCGAGTCTCTGGCCAGGCCGCTCTCGCCCGAGGACCAGGGCGCGCAGTCGATGCCGGACGCCAGTCCCGTCAAATGGCACAGGGCCCATACCGCCTGGTTTTTCGAGACCTTTCTGCTGACGCCCTTCCTGCCAGGCTATCGGGTGTTCGACCCGGCGTTCGCCTATCTGTTCAACTCCTATTACGAGGCGGTCGGACCTCGCCAGCCGCGGCCCTTGCGCGGCCTGATCACCCGCCCGTCGGCCGAAGAGGTCGGCGCCTATCGGACCCACGTCGACGCGGCCATGGTCCGCTTGCTGACCACCTCGCCGACCGCCGAGGTCATCGAGCGCCTGGACCTCGGCCTGGCCCACGAGGAGCAGCATCAGGAGCTGATCCTGATGGACCTGCTTCACCTGTTCGCTCAGTCGCCGCTGGAGCCGGCCTATCGCGAGACCTCTCCGCCGGATCGTTCGGCCGCGACTGGCCTCCGTTACCTCGCTTTCGAGGGGGGCCTGATCGAGATCGGCGACGACGGTCCCGGATTCGCCTTCGACAACGAGCGCCCGCGTCACAAGGTCTATCTAGAGCCCTATCGTCTGGCCGATCGCCTGGTCACCAACGGCGAATGGCTGGCCTTCATCGAGGACGGCGGCTACCGCCGGCCGGACCTCTGGCTTTCCGACGGCTGGGCCGCCATCAACGAGCAGGGTTGGGACGCGCCGCTCTACTGGCGGCGGGAAGAGAACGGCGCCTGGACCGTTATGACCCTGTCGGGCCGGCGTCCCGTCGATCCCCACGCGCCGGTGGGCCATGTCAGCTATTACGAGGCCGCGGCCTTCGCCGCCTGGTCGGGCCGCCGGCTGCCGACCGAGGCGGAGTGGGAGGCCGCGGTCAGGGCTCCGGAAGGGCAGGGGCTGCGCCAGACGTCCGACGAGGCCTGGCAATGGACCGCCAGCCCCTATGGCGCCTATCCGGGCTTCAAGCCGGGGGCGGGCGCGCTGGGCGAGTACAACGGCAAGTTCATGGTCAACCAAATGGTCCTGCGGGGCGGGGCGGCCGAGACGCCGCCCGGCCACACGCGACCGTCCTATCGCAACTTCTTCCACCCAGCCCAGCGCTGGGCTTTCACGGGGGTCCGCTTGGCCGACGACATGAGCGCGCTGGATCGCGAGACGGCGACGCCCGCCGCGACCTTCCTCGAGGACGCCCTGGCGGGCCTGACCGCGGATCGCAAGACCCTGCCGGCCAAGTACTTCTACGACGCGGAAGGCTCTCGCCTGTTCGAGGCGATCTGCGATCTGCCCGAATATTATCCCACCCGCACCGAGACGGCGTTGTTGCGACGGATCGCGCCGGAGATCGCCGCCCGGGTGATGGAGGGCGCGGCCCTCGTCGAGTTCGGCAGCGGAGCCAGCACCAAGACCCGGATCCTGCTCGACGCCATGCCGCAGCTGGCGGTCTATGTCCCGATCGACATCAGCCGATCGGCGCTGGATGAGGCCAGCGAGGCGCTACGGCGAGACTATCCCGGCCTGGTCGTCGCCCCCCTGGTCGACGACTTCACGCGCGCGGTCCGGTTGCCGGCGGCGGCGCGAGGACGACCCGTGACCGGCTTTTTCCCCGGCTCGACGATCGGCAATTTCGCGCCAGCCGAGGCCGAGGACTTCCTGCGTGGTGCGCATGGCCTGCTGGGCGATGGCGCGATGTTCGTGGTCGGGGTCGACATCGCCAAGAGTCCGGACGTGCTGGTGCCGGCCTATGACGACGCTCAGGGTGTGACGGCGGCGTTCAACAGGAACGTTCTGGTGCGCATCAACAGCGAACTGGGCGGCGACTTCGACCTGGACGCTTTCGATCACCGCGCGGTCTGGAACGCCGAGGAAAGCCGCATGGAAATGCACTTGGTCAGCCGCGTCGACCAGACGGCGCATCTGGCCGGGCGGGAAATCCGCTTCAACGCCGGCGAGACGATCCACACCGAGAATTCGTACAAGTACGCGCCGGAGATGTTCGTGGAACTGGCCCGCCGTGCAGGCTGGAAGGTCGCGGCGCGCTGGGTCAGCGACAGCCCGAGCTTCGGCGTCTTCGCCCTGGCCGGCTGA
- a CDS encoding response regulator transcription factor → MGRTRVLVVEDDQIILDLITTRLDIAGYDTYFARDGFEGLKRLHELRPSALVLDLNMPRLDGFGLLRKMRQEGLNVPTMVLTARNQPDDVRQAITLGARDFLAKPFRDDQLLQRVGRLLRRAPSRPAKAPAPAEAPPPVPPPIDDGPQPFLL, encoded by the coding sequence GTGGGGCGGACGCGCGTCCTGGTCGTCGAGGACGACCAGATCATCCTCGACCTGATCACCACCCGTCTCGATATCGCCGGCTACGACACCTATTTCGCCCGCGACGGCTTCGAAGGCCTCAAGCGCCTGCACGAACTGCGGCCATCGGCCCTGGTGTTGGACCTCAACATGCCGCGCCTCGACGGCTTCGGCCTGCTGCGCAAGATGCGTCAGGAGGGACTGAACGTTCCGACCATGGTGCTGACGGCCCGCAACCAGCCCGACGATGTCAGGCAGGCCATCACTTTGGGCGCGCGCGACTTCCTGGCCAAGCCGTTTCGGGACGACCAACTGCTGCAGAGAGTCGGCCGACTCTTGCGCCGCGCGCCGAGCCGGCCCGCCAAGGCTCCGGCGCCGGCCGAAGCCCCGCCGCCTGTCCCGCCCCCCATCGACGATGGGCCTCAGCCGTTCCTGCTCTGA
- a CDS encoding PAS domain S-box protein translates to MNDSEVRRIRALRAYGVLDTSPDAAFDRVTQLAADLFDAPVALVSLIDETRQWFKSRQGLDLCSTAREDAFCSHAIELGPDAVMVVEDATLDPRFFANPLVIGEQGIRFYAGAVLTSPEGHNLGTLCVIDTQPRARPTDRELNRLRALARIVLDELERTRLDRVRWEQARLLKLAETMSGVAHWRYDVVTGHVYWSDLLYEIWGADRRTHVPTYRAGLESFHPDDRDGISSLMDQAIAMKTTISFQARMVRSDGELRVVQSKAGCELDERGEVVALIGLFQDVTDQVRSFENLSASEARYRLLAENTSDVIVRCGLDGTLLYVSPACRAMGYEPEDLVGTRADRLVHPDDRERFVANSAQLYAGQTPDPAANRQHRYRTGDGRWVWFEGNPQLVRDAEGRATEIVNVFRDVTERRELQERAERMARMTALAEEVAGIGYWRVDVRTGETTWSPHVAVLYGLDPGLDLRLEQFVDAVHPDDQSALRARLEAARHDGLDWKLAVTRIILPDGQLRYLEGHGNCERDEAGQVVALFGTVMDVTAQVLAEASRAEDEARYRTMSERVLLATQAGQIAVWEWNVQTGALAWDDRMYALYGLVPGEALTADRFYACVHPDDRAEEQAQARTTLSGDKRYDTEFRIVRPDGTVRHVRAQATVVRDVAGAPMRMVGVNWDVTEVRNLEQSLRASEDRARKLIANAHQAIVTADEAGRITGWNRHAELTFGWTADETIGAPLAMILPSGKAGVSAFLGGGFGDEIDQRIETTARRKDGVEIPIELAVSAVRDAAGWELTALMQDISKRKEQQELFETAFAHAPIGKCLVGLDGAFLKVNPTLCRMVGYSHEELLGLNFQAITHPDDLDADLGLLADLYNGRISTYRMDKRYIRKDGSIVWSQLAVSRVDNPDGSPRYFISQIEDLTARRAAETALKDSEARYRLMAENTTDMILTADLGGKVTFCAASSRALLGYTPDEIMGRSALELAYPEDRLRVRRVYRNLTKGKRPERVRWRVPHRSGKRDVWLESNPSLLRDPATEAAVGFLDVIRDVTAQVSQEEALAAARAEAEAAAAVKGEFMANMSHEIRTPLTAVIGFSGLLAQRPELDEISQRYVQRVSSAGQALLAIVNDVLDFSKLEAGQVEIAPRAVSPLAVAQDALALFAPQADAKRLWLECQADGELPERVMIDPDRVRQVLLNLVGNAIKFTERGAVRLFVGYDPEAARLRMRVEDTGAGMSAEQQTKLFQRFSQVDASSTRKHGGTGLGLAICKGLTEAMDGGIAVSSVPGQGTVFSFHIAAKVAVGSNDELVAVAPETAGRNLDGVRVLVVDDNPVNRELARTVLEQMGAEVAEAGGGRAAIESAAVTPFDCILMDLRMPGVSGVDALGEIRNRSGPNQDVPVLAFTADSDLGLLGVDHGFDGLVSKPIRAADLVDAVDRCTRWDGAVDDGDPLDRAEA, encoded by the coding sequence ATGAACGACAGCGAAGTGAGGCGAATTCGGGCGTTGCGGGCCTACGGCGTCCTCGACACCTCGCCGGACGCCGCGTTCGATCGGGTGACCCAATTGGCCGCCGATCTGTTCGATGCGCCTGTCGCCCTGGTGTCGTTGATCGACGAGACCCGGCAATGGTTCAAGTCGCGCCAGGGCCTGGACCTCTGCTCGACGGCGCGGGAAGACGCGTTCTGCAGCCATGCAATCGAGCTGGGTCCCGACGCGGTGATGGTCGTCGAGGACGCGACCCTCGATCCCAGGTTCTTCGCCAATCCGCTGGTGATCGGCGAGCAGGGAATCCGCTTCTACGCCGGCGCGGTCCTGACTTCGCCGGAGGGGCACAATCTCGGCACGCTCTGCGTCATCGACACCCAGCCTCGCGCCCGTCCGACGGATCGCGAGCTGAACCGCCTCCGCGCCCTGGCGCGCATCGTCCTGGACGAACTGGAGCGGACGCGGCTCGACCGCGTGCGCTGGGAACAGGCCCGCCTGTTGAAGTTGGCCGAGACCATGTCAGGCGTGGCGCACTGGCGCTACGACGTCGTAACGGGCCATGTCTACTGGTCGGACCTGCTCTACGAGATCTGGGGCGCCGATCGTCGAACCCATGTTCCGACCTATCGAGCGGGGCTCGAGTCCTTCCACCCTGACGACCGCGACGGAATTTCCAGCCTGATGGATCAGGCGATCGCGATGAAGACAACGATCAGCTTCCAGGCGCGGATGGTCCGGTCTGATGGCGAGCTCCGGGTGGTCCAATCAAAGGCCGGTTGCGAACTGGACGAGCGTGGCGAGGTGGTCGCCCTGATCGGCCTGTTCCAGGACGTCACCGATCAGGTCCGCAGTTTCGAGAACCTGAGCGCCAGCGAGGCCCGCTATCGCCTGCTGGCCGAAAACACGTCCGACGTCATCGTCCGCTGCGGGCTCGACGGGACGCTGCTCTACGTGTCACCCGCCTGCCGGGCGATGGGCTACGAGCCCGAGGACTTGGTCGGCACCCGAGCCGATCGCCTGGTTCATCCGGACGATCGCGAGCGTTTCGTCGCCAATAGCGCCCAACTCTATGCCGGCCAAACGCCCGATCCGGCCGCCAATCGGCAGCATCGTTATCGCACCGGCGACGGACGCTGGGTCTGGTTCGAGGGCAATCCCCAGCTCGTCCGCGACGCCGAGGGGAGGGCGACCGAGATCGTCAACGTCTTTCGGGACGTCACCGAGCGGCGGGAGTTGCAGGAGCGCGCCGAGCGCATGGCCCGCATGACCGCCCTGGCCGAGGAGGTCGCGGGCATCGGCTACTGGCGGGTCGACGTGCGGACGGGGGAAACGACCTGGTCGCCGCACGTCGCTGTTCTGTACGGCCTGGACCCCGGCCTCGACCTTCGACTGGAGCAGTTCGTCGACGCCGTTCACCCCGATGATCAATCGGCTCTGCGCGCGCGGCTGGAAGCGGCGCGGCACGACGGGCTCGATTGGAAGCTGGCCGTCACCCGGATCATCTTGCCGGACGGGCAGCTGCGCTATCTCGAAGGTCACGGCAATTGCGAACGCGACGAGGCCGGCCAGGTGGTCGCGCTGTTCGGCACGGTAATGGACGTCACGGCCCAGGTCCTGGCCGAGGCTTCGCGCGCGGAGGACGAAGCACGCTATCGGACCATGTCCGAGCGCGTGCTCCTGGCCACTCAGGCCGGCCAGATCGCCGTCTGGGAATGGAACGTCCAGACCGGCGCCCTGGCTTGGGACGACCGAATGTACGCTCTCTATGGCCTAGTCCCCGGCGAAGCCCTGACCGCCGATCGGTTCTATGCCTGCGTTCACCCCGACGACCGCGCGGAGGAGCAGGCCCAGGCCCGGACCACCTTGTCCGGCGACAAGCGTTACGACACCGAGTTCAGGATCGTGCGCCCCGATGGGACCGTGCGGCACGTTCGCGCCCAGGCGACGGTGGTGCGCGACGTCGCGGGCGCGCCGATGCGGATGGTGGGCGTCAACTGGGACGTCACCGAGGTGCGCAATCTCGAACAGTCGCTGCGGGCCAGCGAGGACCGGGCGCGCAAACTGATCGCCAATGCGCACCAAGCCATCGTCACCGCCGATGAGGCCGGCCGGATCACCGGCTGGAATCGCCACGCCGAGCTGACCTTCGGCTGGACGGCTGACGAGACGATCGGCGCTCCTCTGGCGATGATCCTGCCCTCGGGTAAGGCCGGCGTGTCGGCGTTCCTGGGCGGGGGCTTCGGTGACGAGATCGACCAGCGCATCGAGACCACCGCCCGACGCAAGGACGGAGTCGAGATCCCGATCGAACTGGCGGTCAGCGCGGTGCGCGATGCGGCCGGCTGGGAATTGACCGCGCTGATGCAGGACATCAGCAAGCGCAAGGAACAGCAGGAGCTGTTCGAGACCGCTTTTGCCCACGCGCCGATCGGCAAGTGCCTGGTCGGACTCGACGGGGCGTTCCTGAAGGTCAATCCCACGCTCTGCAGGATGGTCGGCTACAGCCACGAGGAACTTCTGGGCCTGAACTTCCAGGCCATCACCCATCCCGACGACCTGGACGCCGACCTTGGCCTGCTGGCCGATCTCTACAATGGCCGGATCTCGACCTACCGGATGGACAAGCGATATATCCGCAAGGATGGCTCGATCGTCTGGAGCCAGCTGGCGGTCTCTCGGGTCGACAATCCCGACGGCTCGCCGCGCTATTTCATCTCGCAGATCGAGGACCTGACCGCCCGGCGGGCGGCCGAAACCGCACTGAAGGACAGCGAGGCCCGCTATCGGCTGATGGCCGAAAACACCACCGACATGATCCTGACCGCCGACCTGGGCGGAAAGGTCACGTTCTGCGCCGCGTCGTCCCGCGCCTTGCTGGGCTACACGCCGGACGAGATCATGGGCCGCAGCGCGCTGGAGCTGGCCTATCCCGAGGATCGCCTGAGGGTCAGGCGGGTCTATCGCAACCTGACCAAGGGCAAGCGGCCCGAACGGGTGCGCTGGCGTGTGCCGCATAGGTCGGGCAAGCGCGACGTCTGGCTGGAATCCAACCCGTCCCTGCTGCGCGACCCGGCGACCGAGGCCGCGGTCGGGTTCCTCGACGTGATCCGCGACGTGACCGCCCAGGTCAGTCAGGAGGAGGCCCTGGCGGCCGCTCGCGCCGAAGCCGAGGCGGCGGCGGCGGTGAAGGGCGAGTTCATGGCCAATATGAGCCACGAGATCCGCACCCCCCTGACGGCCGTGATCGGCTTCTCGGGACTGCTGGCCCAGCGTCCCGAGCTGGACGAGATTTCGCAGCGCTACGTCCAGCGGGTGTCGAGCGCGGGTCAGGCGCTGCTGGCGATCGTCAATGACGTGCTGGACTTCTCCAAGCTCGAGGCCGGCCAGGTCGAGATCGCGCCGCGCGCCGTCTCGCCCCTGGCCGTGGCCCAGGACGCCCTGGCTCTGTTCGCGCCCCAGGCCGACGCCAAGAGATTGTGGCTGGAGTGCCAGGCCGACGGCGAGCTGCCCGAACGGGTCATGATCGATCCGGATCGCGTCCGGCAAGTGCTGCTCAATCTGGTGGGCAATGCGATCAAGTTCACCGAGCGGGGCGCGGTGCGGCTGTTCGTCGGCTACGATCCTGAGGCGGCGAGGCTGCGCATGCGGGTCGAGGATACGGGCGCGGGCATGAGCGCCGAGCAGCAGACCAAGCTGTTCCAGCGCTTCTCGCAGGTCGACGCCTCGTCGACGCGCAAGCATGGTGGAACCGGCCTGGGCCTGGCGATCTGCAAGGGCCTGACCGAAGCCATGGACGGCGGCATCGCGGTGAGCAGCGTTCCTGGCCAGGGCACGGTGTTCAGCTTTCATATCGCGGCCAAGGTCGCTGTCGGTTCGAACGACGAGCTGGTCGCCGTGGCCCCCGAAACCGCCGGCCGCAACCTGGATGGGGTTCGAGTGCTGGTGGTCGACGACAATCCCGTCAACCGCGAGCTGGCGCGCACCGTGCTGGAACAGATGGGCGCCGAAGTCGCCGAGGCCGGCGGTGGCCGTGCGGCGATCGAGAGCGCCGCCGTCACGCCGTTCGACTGCATCCTGATGGACCTGCGCATGCCCGGCGTTTCTGGCGTCGACGCCCTGGGCGAGATCCGGAATCGGTCGGGTCCCAACCAGGACGTGCCGGTTCTGGCCTTCACCGCGGATTCGGACCTGGGGCTGCTTGGCGTCGACCATGGGTTCGACGGCCTGGTCTCCAAGCCGATCAGGGCGGCGGATCTTGTCGACGCCGTGGATCGCTGCACGCGCTGGGACGGCGCCGTCGACGACGGCGATCCTCTCGACCGCGCGGAAGCGTAA
- a CDS encoding glutathione S-transferase N-terminal domain-containing protein — translation MTDLSAFPITQRWPAQHPDRLQLYSLPTPNGVKVSIMLEEIGLAYEPHMIDIGQNETWTPEFLSLNPNGKIPAIIDPDGPDGKPFGLFESGAILVYLAEKTGKFLPKDPARRYETLAWVFFQMAAVGPMFGQVGFFHKFAGREYEDKRPRDRYVAESKRLLGVLESRLADRDWIMGEDYTIADIATLGWVRNLVGFYGAGDLVDYASLKHVPAWLGRGLARPAVQRGLEIPKRP, via the coding sequence ACCCCGACCGGCTGCAGTTGTACAGCTTGCCGACCCCCAACGGGGTCAAGGTGTCGATCATGCTCGAGGAGATCGGCCTGGCTTACGAGCCGCACATGATCGACATCGGCCAGAACGAGACCTGGACGCCGGAGTTCCTGTCGCTGAACCCCAACGGCAAGATCCCCGCGATCATCGATCCCGACGGTCCGGACGGGAAGCCGTTCGGCCTGTTCGAGTCCGGCGCGATCCTGGTCTACCTGGCCGAGAAGACCGGCAAGTTCCTGCCCAAGGATCCGGCCCGACGCTACGAGACCCTGGCCTGGGTGTTCTTCCAGATGGCCGCGGTCGGGCCGATGTTCGGCCAGGTGGGGTTCTTCCACAAGTTCGCCGGCCGCGAGTACGAGGACAAGCGCCCGCGCGATCGCTATGTCGCTGAATCCAAGCGCTTGCTGGGCGTGCTGGAGAGCCGACTGGCGGACCGCGACTGGATCATGGGCGAAGACTATACGATCGCCGACATCGCCACCCTGGGCTGGGTGCGGAACCTGGTCGGCTTTTACGGCGCCGGCGATCTGGTCGACTACGCCAGCCTCAAGCACGTGCCGGCCTGGCTGGGGCGTGGCCTGGCCCGCCCGGCGGTGCAGCGTGGCCTGGAGATTCCCAAACGCCCTTGA